One genomic region from Candidatus Bathyarchaeia archaeon encodes:
- the pyrE gene encoding orotate phosphoribosyltransferase, giving the protein MFKEKGGGDVKAEVCKILNKIGALQFGTFKLTSGKISPYYIDLRIVPSFPDVFQKICNLYTNFVKEKIGLENFQRVAGIPVAGIPFASLVAYNLKKPFLYIRKGVRLHGRQRRVEGVLTPGDRVLLVDDLITTGLSLRRAAKAITAEGGIVNDAVVLLDREEGGEEKLKKSGIRLHALLKISEVAEMLYETGAINEEQLKTILRQVKKG; this is encoded by the coding sequence ATGTTTAAAGAAAAAGGCGGCGGAGACGTCAAAGCTGAAGTTTGTAAAATCCTAAACAAGATTGGCGCCCTCCAATTTGGAACCTTCAAGCTTACAAGCGGAAAAATAAGCCCATATTATATAGACTTGCGCATAGTTCCCAGCTTTCCAGACGTCTTCCAGAAAATCTGCAATCTCTACACAAACTTCGTAAAAGAGAAGATAGGCTTGGAAAACTTCCAAAGAGTAGCTGGAATACCAGTGGCTGGCATACCCTTCGCCTCCCTAGTCGCCTACAACCTTAAAAAGCCATTTCTATACATACGCAAGGGCGTACGCCTCCATGGAAGACAAAGAAGAGTTGAAGGAGTTCTCACGCCCGGAGACCGCGTTCTGCTGGTGGACGACCTAATCACAACTGGTTTGTCGCTTAGAAGGGCGGCAAAAGCCATAACAGCTGAAGGCGGAATAGTAAACGACGCCGTTGTCCTCCTAGACAGAGAGGAAGGCGGCGAGGAAAAGCTAAAGAAAAGTGGCATTAGGCTTCACGCTCTACTCAAAATCAGCGAAGTGGCAGAAATGCTGTATGAGACAGGTGCAATAAACGAGGAGCAATTAAAGACGATCCTGAGGCAGGTTAAAAAGGGATAG
- a CDS encoding chorismate-binding protein, with the protein MAKCPKCGTVVNTPKKKWTMAGRPDKSGKRMQLEIGLFDCPKCKKPFREVLSKKKV; encoded by the coding sequence ATGGCTAAATGTCCAAAATGCGGAACAGTCGTGAACACCCCAAAGAAGAAGTGGACAATGGCCGGACGCCCAGACAAATCCGGTAAAAGAATGCAACTAGAAATAGGACTTTTCGACTGTCCAAAATGCAAGAAGCCCTTCCGAGAAGTCCTAAGCAAGAAGAAGGTTTAA
- a CDS encoding TATA-box-binding protein, with protein MPKVKAMISIENVVASATLNQKVDLNAVVKGYPGVEYRPEQFPGLVFRLKRPKTATLIFNSGKMVCTGAKSEKEARRAVMKVIKELKRGGIIIISKPELKIQNIVASASLGGMIDLEKAAYTLGKTMYEPEQFPGLIYRMDNPKVVILLFASGKLVCTGAKREQDVYDAVHKLHEILEEKELIFYE; from the coding sequence ATGCCTAAAGTTAAAGCCATGATAAGCATAGAGAATGTTGTGGCTTCTGCGACTTTGAACCAGAAGGTGGATTTGAACGCTGTTGTTAAGGGCTATCCGGGAGTGGAGTACCGTCCAGAACAGTTTCCAGGACTTGTTTTTAGGCTTAAGAGGCCGAAGACAGCCACTTTGATCTTCAATTCAGGCAAGATGGTTTGTACTGGGGCCAAATCTGAGAAGGAGGCTCGAAGGGCTGTCATGAAGGTTATTAAGGAGCTGAAGCGGGGTGGAATAATAATCATTAGCAAGCCTGAGCTGAAAATTCAGAATATTGTGGCTTCTGCGAGCCTTGGTGGTATGATAGACTTGGAGAAGGCAGCCTACACTCTTGGGAAAACCATGTATGAGCCTGAACAGTTTCCAGGGTTAATCTATAGAATGGATAATCCTAAGGTTGTTATACTGCTTTTTGCAAGTGGTAAGCTTGTCTGCACCGGGGCCAAAAGAGAACAAGACGTTTACGATGCTGTTCACAAGCTTCACGAAATATTAGAGGAGAAGGAACTGATATTCTACGAGTGA
- a CDS encoding fumarate hydratase, whose translation MEIGKIVEDVAFNLLKQAVIYLPEDVKKALKKAYAEETTEAGKTQLKAILDNIELAEKYKAPVCQDTGTIIFYAQAGAEVKNLDKIEEALVKATRRATKEIPLRPNAVDPFTQKNSGDNTGRFIPYINWEIAPGDSLELTVMTKGGGSENVCITGMLVPGEGINGLKKFVIEAVIKAGAQPCPPTILGVAMGGGADIAMKLAKKALLRPLDQPNPNPEIAKLEKELYEAANMTGIGPMGLGGKTTVLSVHVEYAFRHPASFPAAVAFNCWAARRATARIHADGSVEYLTHKGLV comes from the coding sequence TTGGAAATAGGCAAAATTGTTGAAGATGTAGCTTTTAACCTTCTAAAACAAGCCGTCATATACCTTCCAGAAGACGTGAAAAAAGCCTTAAAGAAGGCTTATGCGGAGGAAACAACCGAAGCTGGAAAAACCCAGTTGAAGGCCATACTGGACAACATAGAACTAGCCGAAAAATACAAGGCACCAGTATGCCAAGACACAGGAACAATAATATTCTATGCCCAAGCAGGAGCAGAAGTTAAAAACCTTGACAAAATTGAGGAAGCCCTTGTTAAAGCGACGAGAAGAGCCACGAAGGAGATTCCGTTGAGACCTAACGCTGTTGACCCCTTCACCCAAAAGAACAGCGGGGACAACACTGGAAGGTTTATACCATACATAAACTGGGAAATAGCACCCGGTGACAGCCTCGAATTGACTGTTATGACAAAGGGCGGCGGTTCAGAAAACGTCTGCATAACCGGAATGCTTGTGCCGGGCGAAGGCATAAACGGGCTGAAAAAGTTCGTAATAGAGGCCGTCATAAAGGCTGGAGCCCAGCCTTGCCCGCCAACAATTCTTGGGGTTGCCATGGGCGGAGGAGCAGACATAGCCATGAAACTCGCCAAAAAGGCTCTTTTGAGGCCTTTGGACCAGCCTAACCCGAACCCAGAGATAGCGAAACTTGAAAAAGAGCTTTATGAAGCCGCTAATATGACTGGAATCGGTCCGATGGGTCTGGGCGGAAAAACAACAGTCTTGAGCGTGCATGTTGAATATGCTTTCAGGCATCCAGCCTCCTTCCCAGCGGCAGTTGCCTTCAACTGTTGGGCTGCCAGAAGAGCCACAGCAAGAATCCACGCCGACGGAAGTGTTGAGTATTTAACCCATAAAGGTTTGGTGTGA
- the larA gene encoding nickel-dependent lactate racemase, which yields MVDVWLPYGKTEVCLRVPARNLLGSIEPKEKSGVPDARAEVERALKEPIGSRRLCEIAKPEHRVAVVVDDATRPAPSHVMVPPLLDELNRAGVRDENVTIIFGCGTHRAVTSEEAFRLLGEGVLKRVKVISHDCKAPDLVYIGTTSKYGTKVYLNRVFAEADLKILTGDVCFHYYAGYGGGRKSVLPGVAGEETIKANHAMLLHPNAKTGVLDGNPVHEDMVEAARMARVDFILNVVVNSKGEVVRAFAGDMEQAFREGVKLVDEMYRIPVDRRADIVVVSPGGHPFDVNLFQAYKGVDSALEVVKRGGVIILAAECPEGHGNQVFYDWMVKFKDLKAVEREIRRNFVLGGHKAYYLMKALQKAQIILVSAMPDYYAANVFRLKTARTVNEALNEAFKIVGENAKVWVMPYGNLTLPEVKASE from the coding sequence ATGGTTGATGTTTGGCTTCCTTACGGGAAAACCGAGGTTTGCCTCCGTGTTCCAGCTCGGAACCTTTTAGGTTCTATTGAGCCGAAAGAGAAGTCCGGTGTTCCAGATGCGAGGGCGGAGGTTGAAAGAGCCTTGAAAGAGCCTATTGGCTCAAGGCGGTTGTGCGAGATTGCAAAGCCTGAGCATAGGGTGGCTGTTGTTGTTGATGATGCCACTAGACCGGCGCCGAGCCATGTTATGGTGCCTCCGCTTCTGGACGAGTTGAACAGGGCGGGCGTCAGAGATGAAAATGTGACAATTATTTTTGGTTGTGGCACGCATAGGGCTGTCACCAGTGAGGAGGCTTTTAGGCTTTTAGGCGAAGGCGTTTTAAAACGTGTTAAAGTTATAAGCCACGACTGCAAGGCTCCAGACCTTGTTTATATAGGCACAACTTCCAAGTATGGCACAAAAGTTTATTTGAACCGTGTTTTTGCAGAGGCTGACCTAAAAATTTTGACAGGTGATGTTTGCTTCCACTATTATGCTGGTTATGGCGGTGGCAGAAAAAGCGTCTTGCCCGGGGTTGCTGGCGAAGAAACGATTAAAGCTAATCATGCCATGCTCTTGCATCCAAACGCTAAAACCGGTGTTCTGGATGGAAATCCAGTTCATGAGGATATGGTGGAGGCTGCGAGGATGGCTAGGGTTGATTTCATCCTTAATGTTGTGGTTAACAGTAAAGGCGAGGTTGTTAGGGCTTTCGCCGGCGACATGGAGCAAGCCTTCCGTGAAGGCGTTAAGCTTGTGGATGAGATGTACCGCATACCAGTGGACCGAAGAGCCGACATAGTTGTCGTAAGTCCTGGCGGGCATCCATTTGACGTGAACCTTTTCCAAGCCTATAAGGGCGTTGACAGCGCATTGGAAGTTGTCAAGCGGGGCGGCGTTATAATCTTGGCGGCTGAATGTCCGGAAGGACATGGAAACCAAGTTTTCTATGATTGGATGGTTAAGTTTAAGGACCTAAAAGCCGTGGAGAGGGAGATTAGGCGCAACTTTGTTTTGGGTGGGCATAAAGCCTACTATCTGATGAAGGCTTTGCAGAAAGCCCAAATAATCCTCGTATCAGCCATGCCAGACTATTATGCAGCAAACGTTTTTAGACTCAAAACGGCGCGAACAGTGAATGAAGCCCTTAACGAGGCGTTCAAGATAGTAGGGGAAAACGCGAAGGTTTGGGTTATGCCTTACGGGAATTTAACACTTCCAGAGGTTAAGGCAAGCGAATAA
- a CDS encoding MBL fold metallo-hydrolase yields the protein MAIEKTPGKNEILFVWFNRYAGVTIKTPSKTLVVDPVDVKPKVFRKVDAILVSHEHYDHLDQSLVSEVHKLTGCMVIADPTSARRLRNIIPAEKLHEVQPGIEVKVGEVSVKAEECNHPPAATPISFIITSEDSVKIFHTADSLPFPEMASIGEREKFDLVFCTVGIAPGTSPETGVEIARLTKPKVAVPYHTGSSADLKRFGEILKREMPKVTCLIPEVGKIYQVSKKV from the coding sequence ATGGCGATTGAAAAAACCCCTGGAAAAAATGAGATTCTATTTGTGTGGTTTAACCGCTATGCTGGAGTAACAATAAAAACTCCCTCGAAAACTCTTGTAGTAGATCCTGTGGACGTGAAGCCCAAAGTCTTCCGGAAAGTTGATGCCATCCTCGTAAGCCATGAGCATTACGACCACTTAGATCAGTCGCTGGTTTCAGAGGTTCACAAGCTGACTGGGTGCATGGTCATAGCAGATCCAACATCTGCAAGAAGGCTTCGTAACATAATCCCAGCGGAAAAACTCCACGAAGTTCAGCCAGGCATTGAGGTTAAGGTCGGCGAAGTCTCAGTGAAAGCCGAAGAGTGTAACCATCCGCCGGCAGCCACGCCAATATCCTTTATAATAACAAGCGAAGACAGTGTGAAAATCTTCCATACGGCGGACAGCCTTCCCTTTCCAGAGATGGCAAGCATAGGTGAAAGAGAAAAATTCGATTTGGTCTTCTGCACCGTTGGCATTGCCCCTGGAACTTCGCCTGAAACAGGCGTTGAAATAGCCCGACTAACAAAGCCTAAGGTGGCTGTTCCATATCATACAGGCTCGTCTGCAGACCTAAAAAGGTTCGGCGAAATTTTGAAGAGGGAAATGCCGAAGGTCACGTGCCTAATCCCAGAGGTTGGGAAAATTTACCAGGTTTCAAAAAAGGTGTAG
- a CDS encoding signal peptidase I, which produces MATQTLKKLWKNEYFQTAITIILILIIVFGFYYGAQAALGTEYPALAVASGSMLPTLNIGDLIIVQKIDPAKIKADPEGLTGDILVYKRGDELIVHRAVNIRPAENGIYLITTRGDNTFTNDPEWSSTQLVGKVIARIPAIGNLPLFLHSERNMYILFLALIIILIILMLPFGSQEGKEAQKERQPTERKLFSKISLNLLFYTIINIILLGLIIFSLWGSLTFWQPGAGNRGDWVTIYGMFSDKHFHEQFSNKVYLYQGFLTYQINYIVDNGTRQGIPTFSWFQFLLATLAVYNAWKLYNVLKTYKARKPTTREANV; this is translated from the coding sequence TTGGCAACACAAACACTCAAAAAACTTTGGAAAAACGAATACTTCCAAACAGCAATAACCATCATCCTAATTCTCATAATAGTATTCGGCTTCTATTACGGTGCACAAGCAGCCCTAGGCACGGAGTACCCCGCACTTGCAGTGGCATCAGGAAGCATGCTCCCAACCCTAAACATAGGAGACCTAATAATAGTACAAAAAATAGACCCGGCCAAAATAAAAGCTGACCCCGAAGGGCTAACAGGAGACATCCTCGTCTACAAACGCGGAGACGAACTCATCGTCCACAGAGCAGTCAACATAAGACCCGCCGAAAACGGCATTTACCTAATCACAACCAGAGGAGACAACACCTTCACAAATGATCCAGAGTGGTCATCAACACAACTCGTTGGCAAAGTTATAGCAAGAATCCCAGCCATCGGCAACCTACCCCTATTCCTCCACTCCGAAAGAAACATGTACATCCTATTCCTAGCACTTATAATAATCCTAATAATACTAATGTTACCTTTCGGCTCTCAAGAAGGGAAAGAAGCCCAAAAAGAAAGGCAGCCAACAGAGAGAAAGCTGTTCTCAAAAATAAGTCTCAACCTACTCTTTTACACAATCATAAACATAATCCTATTAGGGCTTATAATTTTCAGCTTATGGGGCTCCCTAACTTTTTGGCAGCCAGGAGCAGGAAACAGAGGAGACTGGGTAACCATCTATGGAATGTTCTCCGACAAGCATTTCCATGAACAATTCAGCAATAAAGTTTACCTATACCAAGGCTTCCTAACATACCAAATAAACTATATAGTGGACAATGGGACACGCCAAGGGATTCCAACATTTTCATGGTTCCAATTTCTCCTTGCGACGTTGGCCGTTTACAATGCTTGGAAACTTTACAACGTTCTTAAAACGTACAAAGCAAGGAAGCCAACAACGAGGGAAGCAAATGTTTAA
- the radA gene encoding DNA repair and recombination protein RadA encodes MSEEEGGGAEKPRYETLEDLPGIGPSTAQKLRELGFHTVESLAMATVRELEPAGISEKKALAIISAARSSIGIAFIRADELLKMRQNVLRLTTGSKALDKLLDGGLETQTITEFYGEYGSGKSQICHQLCVNVQLPPERGGLDGAALYIDTENTFRTERIVQMARHLGLDPQNVVKNIIYAEAYTSDHQMFLLENADEVIKENNVKLIIVDSLTAHFRSEYLGREMLAARQQKLNKHMHKLIRLARAFNAVAVVTNQVMAKPDMFFGDAIHPVGGHIVGHTSHTRIYLRKASHGPVRIARLVSSPYLPEGEEIFKITENGIEDVSEEEKTKPSGR; translated from the coding sequence ATGTCAGAGGAAGAAGGCGGAGGCGCAGAAAAACCACGCTATGAAACCCTTGAAGACCTTCCTGGAATTGGTCCATCAACAGCCCAGAAGTTGAGGGAGTTGGGCTTCCACACGGTGGAGTCTCTTGCCATGGCGACAGTTCGCGAGCTTGAACCAGCCGGCATAAGCGAGAAGAAGGCTCTAGCCATAATAAGTGCCGCCCGCTCATCAATTGGCATAGCCTTTATCCGCGCCGACGAACTTTTGAAAATGCGTCAAAACGTTTTGAGGCTCACCACCGGAAGCAAAGCCCTAGACAAGCTTTTGGACGGCGGCTTAGAAACACAGACCATAACGGAGTTTTACGGTGAATATGGTAGCGGAAAAAGCCAAATCTGCCACCAGCTTTGCGTGAACGTGCAACTTCCGCCGGAGCGGGGTGGGCTTGACGGCGCGGCATTATACATAGACACTGAAAACACCTTCAGAACTGAGCGCATTGTGCAGATGGCTCGCCACTTAGGACTTGACCCGCAAAATGTTGTTAAGAACATTATTTATGCGGAAGCCTACACTTCTGACCATCAAATGTTCCTTTTGGAAAATGCGGACGAAGTGATAAAGGAGAACAATGTTAAACTCATTATAGTTGACTCTTTAACGGCGCATTTCAGAAGTGAATATCTAGGGAGGGAAATGCTTGCGGCTAGACAGCAGAAACTCAACAAGCACATGCACAAGCTAATACGATTGGCAAGAGCCTTCAACGCCGTAGCCGTAGTAACAAACCAGGTAATGGCCAAGCCGGACATGTTTTTCGGAGACGCCATCCATCCAGTCGGCGGGCACATCGTTGGGCATACAAGCCACACACGCATATACCTTAGAAAGGCTTCCCATGGTCCAGTTCGCATAGCCCGCCTAGTTTCAAGTCCATACCTGCCAGAAGGGGAGGAAATCTTTAAAATAACAGAGAACGGTATAGAGGACGTTTCCGAAGAGGAGAAAACAAAACCCAGTGGTCGCTAA
- a CDS encoding phosphatase PAP2 family protein produces the protein MAKEYRVSYTFIPPAIFTIFLTAFYLSYKILPGPELLFLCLFVYASYRGNGNRFLKTFSPFIISFLSYESLNRLIDSVPRFIHVQEPIAADLWIFKAVPSLVLQQNYRMPILDYIGAAFYSVHFIAPTIFAFLLWKFSPEHYQKYSLAFMICTYTALLTFLVYPVAPPWYGVGATRVLFQVDNKLGVPMYRAIYDYIGVNPFAAFPSLHSAFPWIIALFAIKAWRKKALPILIFPFMVWFSAVYLGEHYVIDIVGGVAYATLAFIIACNKDRLKEVSILNIDVITPVLNRLGEGKLPVHQRREPIYVTSVWRILC, from the coding sequence TTGGCAAAGGAATATAGAGTAAGCTACACATTCATACCACCAGCAATTTTCACAATTTTCCTCACAGCATTCTACCTATCATACAAAATTTTGCCGGGGCCGGAGCTTCTATTCCTATGCCTGTTTGTGTATGCCTCCTATAGAGGAAATGGCAACCGCTTTTTGAAAACATTTTCACCATTCATCATATCATTCCTATCTTACGAGTCTTTGAATAGGCTCATAGACAGCGTACCTAGATTCATACATGTTCAAGAGCCCATAGCCGCTGACCTGTGGATTTTTAAAGCTGTTCCATCACTTGTGCTCCAGCAGAATTATAGGATGCCCATTTTAGATTATATTGGAGCTGCATTCTACTCCGTTCACTTCATTGCGCCGACAATTTTCGCATTTCTATTATGGAAATTTAGTCCAGAGCATTATCAGAAGTATAGCTTAGCCTTTATGATATGCACATACACCGCCCTTCTAACTTTCCTTGTTTATCCTGTTGCACCTCCATGGTATGGGGTTGGGGCTACCAGAGTACTTTTTCAAGTGGACAACAAGCTGGGCGTTCCCATGTACAGAGCAATCTACGACTATATAGGAGTAAACCCGTTTGCGGCTTTCCCAAGCCTCCATTCGGCTTTCCCATGGATAATTGCACTTTTCGCCATTAAAGCCTGGAGGAAAAAGGCTTTACCCATTTTGATCTTCCCATTCATGGTTTGGTTCAGCGCCGTCTACCTTGGAGAGCACTATGTAATTGACATAGTGGGCGGGGTGGCATACGCAACTCTGGCTTTTATCATAGCGTGCAATAAGGATAGGCTAAAAGAAGTGTCCATCTTAAATATTGATGTAATTACTCCAGTCTTAAATAGACTGGGGGAAGGCAAACTTCCCGTACATCAGAGAAGAGAACCGATTTACGTGACATCTGTTTGGCGCATTCTATGTTAG
- a CDS encoding chromatin protein Cren7 has protein sequence MPKAKQNICPECGTEVKDPYKTWELIAPFPDKKMRITLTIFGMYECPKCGKKFKGIVSKAKLGAEGIEI, from the coding sequence ATGCCGAAGGCTAAACAGAACATATGTCCCGAATGCGGAACAGAAGTTAAAGACCCATATAAAACATGGGAACTTATCGCCCCCTTCCCTGACAAAAAAATGAGGATAACCCTAACCATCTTCGGCATGTACGAATGCCCAAAATGCGGCAAAAAATTTAAGGGAATAGTAAGCAAGGCCAAATTAGGCGCCGAAGGAATAGAAATATAA
- a CDS encoding FumA C-terminus/TtdB family hydratase beta subunit: MAVYHLKTPISEEEIRKLKVNDVIYITGTIVTARDQAYRRALEYFKQGKPLPINLEGLAVFHCGPVVSKEGDKWVAVAAGPTTSTRMDIFEDEFIKNFKVRVVIGKGGMGKRTTDAMAKYGAVYGAFTGGAAILAAKAIKNVKGVEWLDLGTPEALWIFEVEDFGPLTVAIDSHGNNLFMDVAKTVEENRKRIYEKLGLQP, from the coding sequence ATGGCGGTTTACCACCTTAAAACACCCATTTCAGAAGAGGAAATCCGCAAGTTAAAGGTTAACGACGTCATATACATAACTGGAACCATAGTGACGGCCAGAGACCAAGCCTATAGGCGAGCCCTAGAATACTTTAAACAGGGAAAACCCCTACCCATAAACCTTGAAGGTTTGGCGGTTTTCCACTGCGGACCAGTGGTGAGCAAGGAAGGCGATAAATGGGTTGCCGTTGCCGCCGGTCCAACAACAAGCACAAGAATGGACATATTCGAAGACGAGTTTATCAAAAACTTCAAGGTCCGAGTCGTAATAGGCAAGGGTGGAATGGGAAAAAGGACAACGGATGCCATGGCAAAGTATGGAGCCGTCTATGGAGCCTTTACGGGCGGAGCGGCAATACTGGCGGCTAAAGCCATAAAGAATGTTAAGGGCGTGGAGTGGCTTGATCTCGGCACGCCAGAAGCCCTATGGATTTTCGAGGTTGAAGACTTTGGACCATTAACAGTGGCTATAGACTCCCATGGAAACAACCTCTTCATGGACGTGGCAAAAACCGTCGAGGAGAACAGGAAAAGGATTTACGAAAAACTAGGCTTGCAGCCCTAA
- the rimI gene encoding ribosomal protein S18-alanine N-acetyltransferase, whose product MQQTYTLRKFTPKDLERVMYINRVCLPENYGDYFFMDLYNRFPETFIVAEGNGEIVGYVMCRIELGLSNFGFSGFIKKGHIVSIAVMPEHRRRGIGEALVTKALEGMRIYNAKQAFLEVRVSNMPAISLYKKLGFKVTRTIRGYYSDGEDAYVMSREL is encoded by the coding sequence TTGCAGCAAACATATACATTGCGGAAGTTTACACCAAAAGACCTTGAACGCGTAATGTATATCAACCGTGTCTGCCTCCCGGAAAATTATGGCGACTACTTTTTCATGGACTTGTATAACCGTTTTCCAGAAACCTTCATAGTAGCTGAGGGGAACGGCGAAATTGTTGGCTATGTCATGTGCCGCATTGAGCTTGGCCTGTCAAACTTTGGTTTCAGCGGCTTCATCAAAAAGGGGCACATAGTCTCAATTGCTGTCATGCCAGAACACAGGCGAAGGGGCATAGGTGAAGCCCTGGTGACAAAAGCCTTGGAAGGGATGCGCATATACAACGCCAAACAAGCCTTCTTGGAAGTTAGGGTTTCCAACATGCCAGCCATAAGCCTATACAAAAAATTGGGCTTTAAGGTTACAAGGACAATCCGTGGCTATTATTCGGATGGTGAAGACGCCTACGTAATGAGCAGGGAACTATAG